The following proteins come from a genomic window of Pyxidicoccus sp. MSG2:
- a CDS encoding SNF2-related protein has translation METVLAEGARGLRVEVEVDAAAAAAMASRVESEPTRTLTPFHERLLAEELLAKSGDTQQRLAGALAEAKVDLNPHQVEGAMFALDSLSRGGCMLGDEVGLGKTIEAGLVIAQLMAEGKNRILILSPATLRAQWNSELREKFDLDSVLVDGRTVRATGNCFDQPFPVICSHPFAANKGALVAEIPWDVVVIDEAHRLRNAHRANNKMGQALKAALAGRPKLLLTATPLQNDIMELFGLMSLLDEQILGPEHAFRSRYRVDEGGGMSESAVAELKERLAPVVQRTLRRQVREYVRYTNRRSIVEDFTPSPEEHDLYEKVSEYLQRSEAAAIEPGKKTLLTLCYRKLLASSTYAIAPTLRRLSENLEKRLQAAKLGQQALAMFEPEEAKQFVEEGEEWSDDPAKAPNVRVLEQEVWELRQYADLADSIKVNAKGAALVRGLDRTFGVMRAHSWPEKALIFTESKRTQQYLFNLLSESGYKGKISLLAGDLASTPEERRALVDDFRNKSQILICTEAGAEGLNLQFCNLVVNYDLPWNPQRVEQRIGRCHRYGQQRDVLVINFLNRMNAADARLFELLEKKLNLFDGVFGASDEILGALESGVDFERRILDIYQSCRKPEEINVAFDKLREEMEGRISKRMTEMRSVVLERFDGDVRRRLRGQQDQTKEALAKRQQEARALTSSVLGSRTSGRLEIAKAAYAVKGRTQDAVAYLQLDASGLPSRLARLAGCEGWWFAYKFETTGIKPEEKLVHLVLVRERDGAFRALPLQDGAHFVKLAAKEEKRRQPAPVSVQLMQEQSLVAAKEEIVRAAERRNALELDKAKERADRYVEDCLMESREAVEAARQAWIDARKAVTTAEDVADKAKARAHSDRMEREYRRKLSSLRNEEEKRYAAKDRQLADLAQKAKVTEKRSLIASAYFWLS, from the coding sequence ATGGAGACGGTCTTGGCGGAGGGCGCGAGGGGCTTGAGGGTGGAGGTGGAGGTCGACGCGGCGGCGGCGGCGGCGATGGCGTCACGGGTGGAGTCCGAGCCCACACGGACGTTGACCCCGTTCCACGAACGGCTGCTGGCGGAAGAGCTGCTGGCGAAGAGTGGGGACACGCAGCAGCGGCTGGCCGGCGCGCTCGCGGAAGCGAAGGTGGACCTCAACCCGCACCAGGTCGAGGGCGCCATGTTCGCGCTCGACTCGCTGTCGCGCGGCGGCTGCATGCTGGGCGACGAGGTGGGGCTGGGGAAGACGATTGAGGCGGGCCTCGTCATCGCCCAGCTGATGGCGGAGGGGAAGAACCGCATCCTCATCCTCTCCCCCGCCACGCTGCGCGCGCAGTGGAACAGCGAGCTGCGGGAGAAGTTCGACCTGGACAGCGTGCTGGTGGACGGCCGCACCGTGCGGGCCACCGGCAACTGCTTCGACCAGCCCTTCCCCGTCATCTGCTCCCACCCCTTCGCGGCCAACAAGGGCGCCCTGGTGGCGGAGATTCCGTGGGACGTGGTCGTCATCGACGAGGCCCACCGGCTGCGCAACGCGCACCGCGCCAACAACAAGATGGGCCAGGCGCTCAAGGCCGCGCTGGCCGGGCGCCCCAAGCTGCTGCTCACCGCCACCCCGCTCCAGAACGACATCATGGAGCTGTTCGGCCTGATGTCCCTGCTGGACGAGCAGATCCTCGGCCCCGAGCACGCCTTCCGCAGCCGCTACCGCGTGGACGAGGGCGGCGGCATGTCCGAGTCCGCCGTCGCCGAATTGAAGGAGCGGCTGGCCCCCGTGGTGCAACGCACCCTGCGCCGGCAGGTGCGCGAGTACGTCCGCTACACCAACCGCCGCTCCATCGTGGAGGACTTCACTCCCTCCCCCGAGGAGCACGACCTCTACGAGAAGGTCAGCGAATACCTCCAGCGCTCGGAGGCCGCGGCCATCGAGCCCGGCAAGAAGACGCTGCTGACGCTCTGCTACCGCAAGCTGCTGGCGTCCTCGACGTACGCGATTGCCCCCACCCTGCGCCGGCTGTCGGAGAACCTCGAGAAGCGCCTCCAGGCGGCGAAGCTGGGCCAGCAGGCGCTGGCGATGTTCGAGCCCGAGGAGGCCAAGCAGTTCGTCGAGGAGGGCGAGGAGTGGTCCGACGACCCGGCCAAGGCGCCCAACGTGCGCGTCCTGGAGCAGGAGGTCTGGGAGCTGCGGCAGTACGCGGACCTGGCGGACTCCATCAAGGTCAACGCCAAGGGCGCGGCGCTCGTGCGCGGCCTGGACCGCACCTTCGGGGTGATGCGCGCGCACAGCTGGCCGGAGAAGGCGCTCATCTTCACCGAGTCCAAGCGCACGCAGCAGTACCTCTTCAACCTCCTCTCGGAGAGCGGTTACAAGGGCAAGATCTCCCTTCTGGCGGGTGACCTGGCCAGCACGCCGGAAGAGCGCCGCGCGCTGGTGGACGACTTCCGCAACAAGTCGCAGATCCTCATCTGCACCGAGGCCGGCGCCGAGGGACTCAACCTCCAGTTCTGCAACCTGGTGGTCAACTACGATTTGCCGTGGAACCCGCAGCGCGTGGAGCAGCGCATCGGCCGGTGCCACCGGTATGGCCAGCAGCGGGACGTGCTGGTCATCAACTTCCTCAACCGGATGAACGCGGCGGACGCGCGCCTGTTCGAGCTCCTGGAGAAGAAGCTCAACCTCTTCGACGGTGTCTTCGGCGCGTCGGACGAAATCCTCGGCGCGCTGGAGAGCGGCGTCGACTTCGAGCGGCGCATCCTCGACATCTACCAGTCCTGCCGGAAGCCGGAGGAGATCAACGTCGCCTTCGACAAGCTGCGCGAGGAGATGGAGGGCCGCATCAGCAAGCGCATGACGGAGATGCGCTCGGTGGTGCTGGAGCGCTTCGACGGCGACGTGCGGCGGCGGCTGCGCGGGCAGCAGGACCAGACGAAGGAAGCCCTCGCCAAGCGGCAGCAGGAGGCGCGCGCGCTCACCAGCTCCGTGCTGGGCAGCCGCACCTCGGGGCGGCTGGAGATTGCCAAGGCCGCGTACGCGGTGAAGGGGCGCACGCAGGACGCGGTGGCCTACCTGCAGTTGGACGCGTCCGGACTGCCGTCGCGGCTGGCCCGGCTCGCCGGCTGCGAGGGCTGGTGGTTCGCCTACAAGTTCGAGACGACGGGCATCAAGCCGGAGGAGAAGCTGGTCCATCTGGTGCTCGTGCGCGAGCGGGACGGCGCCTTCCGGGCGCTGCCGCTGCAGGACGGCGCGCACTTCGTGAAGCTGGCGGCCAAGGAGGAGAAGCGGCGCCAGCCCGCCCCGGTGTCCGTGCAGCTCATGCAGGAGCAGTCGCTGGTGGCGGCCAAGGAGGAAATCGTCCGGGCCGCCGAGCGCCGCAACGCCCTGGAGCTGGACAAGGCCAAGGAGCGCGCGGACCGGTACGTCGAGGACTGCCTCATGGAGTCGCGCGAGGCCGTGGAGGCCGCACGGCAGGCCTGGATCGACGCGCGCAAGGCCGTGACGACCGCCGAGGACGTGGCGGACAAGGCGAAGGCGCGGGCCCACTCGGACCGGATGGAGCGCGAGTACCGGCGCAAGCTGTCCTCCCTCCGCAACGAGGAGGAGAAGCGCTACGCCGCCAAGGACCGGCAGCTCGCGGACCTGGCGCAGAAGGCGAAGGTGACGGAGAAGCGCTCCCTCATCGCCTCCGCCTACTTCTGGCTGTCCTGA
- a CDS encoding DUF58 domain-containing protein: MSAGRPVPTGLAVALLAAGLVPAALAVAGPAFGWLALAVNVAVLVLCAVDFLRAPRADAVTVRRQVEPILSSGTRNPVHLEFERTDGGAHPLRLEARDEPPEDVASTGHRQTLTLPGGAPPPGPPPRLTYFVTPPARGDARFGDVHLRLLGPLGLCARQVRVPAAQAVKVYPDLTALSREALALARASESPSARTQRRRAAEGREFESLREYRPGDDYRHIDWKASARHGDTLVRTWQPEKHQPVLLLLDCGRHMAGQVQGRRKLDHAVDAALRLARVGLDAGDLVGVLAFASDVRAFLPPRKGREHLRLITESLYRTEAALEESDYGRAFDFAFARQTRRALVVLFTDLVDPDASASLLTRTLALRPRHLPVVASLLDEDVEAAATGVPRDAQDAYARQAAARLEAEYRRTATTLRDAGALVVRAPARGFGAAALNAYLDVKSRGLL; encoded by the coding sequence GTGAGTGCCGGCCGTCCCGTCCCCACGGGCCTCGCCGTGGCGCTGCTGGCGGCGGGGCTCGTCCCGGCCGCGCTCGCGGTGGCGGGCCCGGCCTTCGGCTGGCTGGCGCTGGCGGTCAACGTCGCGGTGCTGGTGCTCTGCGCCGTGGACTTCCTGCGCGCCCCCCGCGCGGACGCGGTGACGGTGCGGCGGCAGGTGGAGCCCATCCTCTCCTCCGGCACGCGCAACCCCGTCCACCTGGAGTTCGAGCGGACCGACGGCGGCGCCCACCCCCTGCGCCTGGAAGCACGTGACGAGCCCCCGGAGGACGTGGCCAGCACCGGCCACCGGCAGACCCTCACCCTTCCCGGTGGCGCGCCGCCTCCGGGTCCGCCGCCTCGGCTCACCTACTTCGTCACCCCACCGGCGCGAGGCGACGCGCGCTTCGGGGATGTCCACCTGCGCCTTTTGGGGCCGCTGGGGCTGTGCGCGCGCCAGGTCCGCGTGCCGGCCGCGCAGGCCGTGAAGGTGTACCCGGACCTGACGGCGCTCTCGCGCGAGGCGCTGGCGCTGGCGCGAGCCTCGGAGTCCCCTTCCGCGCGCACCCAGCGGCGCCGCGCGGCGGAGGGGCGCGAGTTCGAGTCGCTGCGCGAGTACCGCCCCGGGGACGACTACCGCCACATCGACTGGAAGGCGTCCGCGCGGCACGGGGACACGCTGGTGCGCACGTGGCAGCCGGAGAAGCACCAACCGGTGCTGCTGCTCCTGGACTGCGGGCGCCACATGGCGGGCCAGGTGCAGGGGCGCCGCAAGCTGGACCACGCGGTGGACGCGGCGCTGCGCCTGGCGCGCGTCGGCCTGGACGCCGGGGACCTGGTGGGGGTGCTCGCCTTCGCCAGCGACGTGCGCGCCTTCCTCCCGCCTCGCAAGGGGCGCGAGCACCTGCGCCTCATCACCGAGTCGCTCTACCGCACCGAGGCCGCGCTGGAGGAGAGCGACTACGGCCGCGCCTTCGACTTCGCCTTCGCCCGGCAGACGCGCCGCGCGCTGGTGGTGCTCTTCACGGACCTGGTGGACCCGGACGCCTCCGCCAGCCTCCTCACCCGCACCCTCGCGCTGCGCCCCCGGCACCTGCCCGTCGTCGCCTCGCTGCTGGACGAGGATGTGGAGGCCGCGGCGACAGGTGTGCCCCGGGATGCTCAGGACGCCTACGCGCGGCAGGCCGCGGCGCGGCTGGAGGCCGAGTACCGGCGCACCGCCACCACCCTGCGAGACGCCGGTGCGCTCGTGGTCCGGGCCCCCGCGCGCGGCTTCGGCGCGGCCGCACTCAACGCGTACCTGGACGTGAAGTCGCGTGGACTGCTCTGA
- a CDS encoding AAA family ATPase, which translates to MSDATPLTRLTSALGAAVFGQQRVLADLVTAFLARGHVLLEGVPGVAKTLTARSMAGALGLLFTRVQFTPDLMPADILGTNVFQPQDNAFRLVKGPIFTEVVVADEINRTPPKTQAALLEAMEERQVTIDGVSHALPPHFFVVATQNPLELEGTYPLPEAQLDRFLMRVRVGYPDGDSEVTMLRAFHQREGRPTSTERVLDAPTLLELQARAARVSCDDSIIQYVVNVVRDTRAHPRVRLGASPRSAQALLAAAKARAALQGTDFVTPDDVKGVAFSVLNHRLLLKAEAEVEGVTVDDVLRQTLERVRVPR; encoded by the coding sequence ATGTCCGACGCCACTCCCCTCACCCGCCTCACCTCCGCGCTCGGCGCGGCCGTCTTCGGGCAGCAGCGCGTGCTGGCCGACCTGGTGACGGCCTTCCTCGCGCGCGGACATGTGCTCCTGGAGGGCGTGCCCGGCGTGGCCAAGACGCTCACCGCGCGCAGCATGGCCGGCGCGCTGGGACTGCTCTTCACCCGCGTCCAGTTCACCCCGGACCTGATGCCGGCGGACATCCTCGGCACCAACGTCTTCCAGCCGCAGGACAACGCCTTCCGCCTGGTGAAGGGCCCCATCTTCACGGAAGTCGTCGTCGCGGACGAAATCAACCGCACCCCGCCCAAGACGCAGGCCGCGCTGCTGGAGGCCATGGAGGAGCGGCAGGTCACCATCGACGGCGTCTCGCACGCGCTGCCGCCACACTTCTTCGTGGTGGCCACGCAGAACCCGCTGGAGCTGGAGGGCACCTACCCGCTGCCCGAGGCGCAGTTGGACCGCTTCCTCATGCGCGTGCGCGTGGGCTATCCGGACGGGGACTCGGAGGTCACCATGCTGCGCGCCTTCCACCAGCGCGAGGGCCGGCCGACCTCCACCGAGCGCGTCCTGGATGCGCCCACCCTGCTGGAGTTGCAGGCGCGCGCCGCCCGCGTGTCGTGTGACGACTCCATCATCCAGTACGTCGTGAATGTGGTGCGCGACACGCGCGCCCACCCGAGGGTGCGCCTGGGAGCCAGCCCCCGCTCGGCGCAGGCGTTGCTGGCCGCCGCCAAGGCGCGCGCGGCGCTGCAGGGCACGGACTTCGTCACCCCGGACGACGTGAAGGGCGTGGCCTTCAGCGTCCTCAACCACCGCCTCCTCCTCAAGGCCGAGGCCGAGGTGGAGGGCGTCACCGTGGACGACGTCCTCCGGCAGACGCTCGAACGGGTGCGAGTGCCCCGGTGA
- a CDS encoding peptidylprolyl isomerase, protein MSRLRTARALTACLAVLALSSGCVRAVPSPETEPVDAATLARIQDWEDRRSLGDGALLALATDAQDARVRARAQRALARIQDPATLDTVVAGLKDTEPGVRDEAAFAAGELALSWEPLTEAERTRLADALLEAEGAEREARVRTTLLDALGRAGTPAAVARLVERLQGEDVAVAGRAALSLGVAARRGGAAVVAGVPLPPAVALLAAERPVEARYGGAYLLMTAKRAEALPALRGCLGDADADVRGLCAKAFGDLGGPEDALVLGRLLEDAVPRVAAEAARSLAKLAAKCSGPCTAVDALEALVPRAKRVARGLEAPAVDGADAKVETLARSSEGHAILALTQQGLPDFAAPLLVSLRLALADAERGAASDLARTDLGWLDCRLAAALDRQRGVPGDSGACGFGRVQDERRLALGIRETAQTQGKGSADFAVGYLNHRDARVRLAALEALGARPVLRTATAVQPLAKGDDLVVAGAAAATLGKIDARGFVPVVESLADRVPKEPGDLAEPVAGALVALQGSAAEPRFREWLKHPNANVRRVAAEALTQLTGQPVRSERVELPADTFRPEPAPARAGLVFRTAKGDITVRLDAEEAPLTSGNLYALASKGYFNGTTFHRVVPNFVAQGGDPRGDGEGGPGYSIRCEMTRRPYLRGTLGMALAGKDTGGSQFFFTHAPQPHLDGRYTAFGEVVSGMDVVDALLEGDIIREVRAVQLSP, encoded by the coding sequence ATGAGCCGCCTGCGCACCGCCCGTGCATTGACTGCCTGCCTCGCCGTCCTCGCGCTGTCCTCCGGTTGTGTCCGCGCCGTGCCCTCGCCGGAGACGGAGCCGGTGGACGCGGCGACCCTGGCCCGCATCCAGGACTGGGAGGACCGCCGCTCGCTGGGAGACGGGGCGCTCCTGGCGCTGGCCACGGACGCGCAGGACGCACGGGTGCGAGCGAGGGCGCAGCGAGCGCTGGCCCGCATCCAGGACCCGGCCACGCTGGACACGGTGGTGGCGGGACTGAAGGACACGGAGCCCGGCGTGCGCGACGAGGCCGCCTTCGCCGCCGGAGAGTTGGCCCTGTCGTGGGAGCCGCTGACGGAGGCGGAGCGCACGCGGCTGGCGGACGCGCTGCTGGAGGCGGAGGGCGCGGAGCGCGAGGCGCGGGTGCGCACGACGCTGCTGGACGCGCTGGGCCGCGCGGGCACGCCGGCGGCGGTGGCGCGGCTGGTGGAGCGGCTCCAGGGCGAGGACGTGGCGGTGGCGGGGCGGGCCGCGCTGTCGCTGGGCGTGGCCGCGCGGCGGGGTGGGGCGGCGGTGGTGGCGGGCGTGCCGCTGCCGCCCGCGGTGGCACTGCTGGCCGCGGAGCGGCCGGTGGAGGCGCGCTACGGGGGCGCGTATCTGCTGATGACGGCGAAGCGGGCGGAGGCGCTGCCCGCGCTGCGCGGCTGCCTCGGGGATGCGGACGCGGACGTGCGCGGCCTGTGCGCGAAGGCCTTCGGCGACCTGGGCGGGCCCGAAGATGCGCTGGTGCTGGGGCGACTGCTGGAGGACGCGGTGCCGCGCGTGGCGGCCGAGGCGGCGCGCTCGCTGGCGAAGCTGGCCGCGAAGTGCAGCGGCCCATGCACGGCGGTGGATGCGTTGGAGGCGCTGGTGCCCCGGGCGAAGCGCGTGGCGCGGGGGCTGGAGGCGCCGGCAGTCGACGGCGCGGATGCGAAGGTGGAGACCCTGGCCCGCTCCTCGGAGGGACACGCGATTCTGGCGCTCACGCAGCAGGGGCTGCCCGACTTCGCCGCGCCCCTCCTGGTCTCACTGCGGCTGGCGCTGGCGGACGCGGAGCGGGGCGCGGCCTCGGACCTGGCGCGCACGGACCTCGGGTGGCTGGACTGTCGGCTGGCGGCGGCGCTGGACCGGCAGCGCGGCGTGCCCGGGGACTCGGGCGCCTGCGGCTTCGGCCGGGTGCAGGACGAGCGGCGACTGGCCCTGGGCATCCGCGAGACGGCGCAGACGCAGGGAAAGGGCTCCGCGGACTTCGCGGTGGGCTACCTGAACCACCGGGATGCGCGCGTGCGCCTCGCGGCGCTGGAGGCCCTGGGCGCCCGGCCCGTGCTCCGGACGGCCACGGCGGTGCAGCCCCTCGCCAAGGGCGATGACCTGGTGGTGGCCGGTGCGGCCGCCGCCACGCTCGGGAAGATCGACGCCAGGGGATTCGTACCCGTGGTGGAGAGCCTCGCCGACCGCGTGCCGAAGGAGCCGGGAGACCTGGCCGAGCCGGTGGCCGGCGCGCTCGTCGCCCTCCAGGGAAGCGCCGCGGAGCCGCGCTTCCGCGAGTGGCTGAAGCACCCCAACGCCAACGTGCGCCGCGTGGCCGCCGAGGCCCTCACGCAGCTCACGGGCCAGCCCGTGCGCTCCGAGCGCGTGGAGCTCCCGGCCGACACCTTCCGTCCCGAGCCCGCGCCCGCCCGGGCCGGCCTCGTCTTCCGCACCGCCAAGGGCGACATCACCGTGCGCCTGGACGCGGAGGAGGCGCCGCTCACCTCCGGCAACCTGTACGCGCTGGCGAGCAAGGGCTACTTCAACGGCACCACCTTCCACCGCGTCGTCCCGAACTTCGTCGCGCAGGGCGGAGACCCGCGCGGGGACGGGGAGGGCGGCCCTGGCTACTCCATCCGCTGCGAGATGACGCGCCGGCCGTACCTCCGGGGAACCCTGGGCATGGCGCTCGCGGGCAAGGACACCGGCGGAAGCCAGTTCTTCTTCACGCACGCGCCGCAGCCCCACCTGGACGGCCGCTACACGGCCTTCGGCGAGGTGGTGTCCGGAATGGACGTGGTGGACGCGCTCCTCGAGGGGGACATCATCCGCGAGGTGCGCGCGGTGCAGCTGTCGCCGTAG
- a CDS encoding HD domain-containing phosphohydrolase, with the protein MDRILVVDDDVLILAALSRILQAEGYEVLTHSDPALAAREVGFHVVLTDFMMPYLNGIELLGALRERNPKAVRLMLTAAADFRTASEAVNRGEVFRLLGKPWSLSELTSSVRQAFEHYRLVDANERLTREVAEKNAELVAINRDLERRVVERTAGLLDGLISALDYRDTETQWHSRRVSLYSRRLAQEVGMTGAALDVVEQGALLHDIGKIGVRDSILLKPGPLTPDEWVEMRKHPEFGYRMLAKMPYLHEAALIVLQHQERWDGKGYPQNLAGEDIVLGARIFCIADTVDAITSDRPYRKGRPMSVARDEIRRCAGTQFDPALAEAFLRIPETEWQRIRQEVEGMEEAENRRWHGHPLGPPSMAKASGA; encoded by the coding sequence ATGGACCGAATCCTCGTGGTGGATGACGACGTGCTCATCCTCGCCGCGCTCTCCCGGATTCTGCAGGCGGAAGGTTACGAGGTCCTCACGCACAGCGACCCGGCGCTGGCGGCGCGCGAGGTGGGCTTCCACGTCGTGCTGACGGACTTCATGATGCCGTACCTCAACGGCATCGAGTTGCTGGGCGCACTGCGGGAGCGAAACCCGAAGGCGGTGCGGCTGATGCTGACGGCGGCGGCGGACTTCCGCACCGCGTCCGAGGCCGTCAACCGCGGCGAGGTCTTCCGCCTGCTGGGCAAGCCGTGGTCCCTGAGCGAGCTGACCAGCAGCGTGCGCCAGGCCTTCGAGCACTACCGCCTGGTGGACGCCAACGAGCGGCTGACGCGCGAGGTGGCGGAGAAGAACGCGGAATTGGTGGCCATCAACCGCGACCTGGAGCGCCGGGTGGTGGAGCGCACCGCGGGCCTGCTGGACGGGCTCATCAGCGCGCTGGACTACCGCGACACGGAGACGCAGTGGCACTCGCGGCGCGTGTCGCTCTACTCGCGGCGGCTGGCCCAGGAAGTGGGGATGACGGGGGCGGCGCTGGACGTGGTGGAGCAGGGCGCGCTCTTGCACGACATCGGCAAGATTGGCGTGCGCGACTCCATCCTGCTCAAGCCCGGCCCGCTGACGCCGGATGAATGGGTGGAGATGCGCAAGCACCCGGAGTTCGGCTACCGGATGCTGGCGAAGATGCCCTACCTGCACGAGGCGGCGCTCATCGTGCTGCAGCACCAGGAGCGCTGGGACGGCAAGGGCTACCCGCAGAACCTGGCGGGTGAGGACATCGTCCTCGGGGCGCGCATCTTCTGCATCGCGGACACGGTGGACGCGATTACGTCGGACCGGCCCTACCGCAAGGGGCGGCCCATGAGCGTGGCGCGGGATGAAATCCGCCGCTGCGCGGGCACCCAGTTCGACCCGGCGCTGGCGGAGGCCTTCCTGCGCATCCCGGAGACGGAGTGGCAGCGCATCCGCCAGGAGGTGGAGGGGATGGAGGAAGCGGAGAACCGGCGGTGGCATGGCCATCCGCTCGGCCCTCCGTCGATGGCCAAGGCCAGCGGCGCCTGA